Below is a genomic region from Argopecten irradians isolate NY chromosome 14, Ai_NY, whole genome shotgun sequence.
GTAGTATTTATTTGGTATGACACTTGTTTAAAGAATTGTATATGGTATATCAATTTTTCCCacttatgaaataaatttcgTACTAAATACTCACGTGTGTAAGATCTATATCTAACGTGAGGTGGTGAAAAATAAGAAAGGCTTGTTATATATCAATGAATATAACATCTTTAATTGATCTTACATagtaacattatatttacatataaagtggTTCTACTGTAATCCGGATATGAaactttagaaataaaagaTGAACAGACAAGCGtcagtaattatttttttggaGATGATGTTTAATACATTCTTTTccttgtttgttgtttattgcaTTGTGATTTATAGTAATGTATCACAGTTTCCATTAATTTAGTACAGTTGAAATATACGAATGGAGTTACGATCATCCGCAGTACTACATTCGTTGGAAACCACAAACTTTTCACCATTTACAGCTATTGCACTTGGTTTTTCTATTCCATGTGTAGATGTCAACAGTACCCGGACACGTGTCCCGTCCCCAGACATTTGTACGACGTTTTGTGAATAAAAACCACACACGTAAATGTTTCCCTCACTGTCTATGTCTATTCCATTAGAACCTCTAACGACACCAACCTTCATCACGTCCGTGCGTCGTTTGTCTGGCGACAGTCTGGACACGGCGACTTGTCCGTTTTTGTTGCTAAAAGTACTGACGAGTATATCATCTGTCTCAGTATCATGTGCCAGGTTCCAGCatattttgtcatatttgtGTAACATGTCAGTGTCTCCGTCCTGTGTTAGACTGTACACTTCTCCATCAGAGCCACTCACTACAAACTTCCCGTCTGTATGTGTGATACCACGTAattctttgtctatgttgatGACAGATGACAGGGATAGTTTTTTGTCCTCCACTTTTACCACATGTACACCTTTACCTCGGACAGCGACTGCCACAGTAGTGTTGTTCACCAAACACATATCACAAGGATCTCCAGGAACGGTCAACTGATCCAGGTACTGTCCTTCGTCTGTAAACAGTTTCAGTCTCTTGTTTCTCCAGTCACTAACTACTATGTTGTTATCTGGAAGGTACACAATTCCACATATCCTAAGAGTCGATTTATCAGCTGGAATACGTACGTTGAACTTCCTTATCTCCTTCGCTTGGCGTTCTGACAGCGGTTGTGGAAGGAACCCAGGATCAACAGGAAAACGTCGCCGCAGTTTCTCAATCACAATCTTCCCCAACATCTGATCACCTTGAGTGCCAGGTTTAGGAACCTGATGCTGAATACAGACGGATGTATAGGGCTCCCTCATGTCTTTGATCAGGTCCTGACATGACTCGATCTCGGCCTGTCCCCTCTGATACATCATTATAACCTCCATGGGGTTGTTTTCCTCTACAGCTTTGACGGAGGACTTCATAGTATTTTGCATACCCTTCATCAGACGATCACATTGCCGTAACCACACCTCGATGTTCTCTTTCTCATCCTTATACTTTGTGACCAAATCATCCGTGACGGCTTTCTGACATTCATCTAGTTCTTCCTCGATCCTCTGGCGTAGATCTGTGATGCTCTTCAGAGCATTTTCTTGATTTTGAACTAAGGTATGGATCTGTTCTTCAAAGTCCTTCACTAACGACTTCATGGCTTCAGCACCTTTCTTCAGCATCTCTTTCATGTCTCTTAGTCGTGTCCCACTTTTTAACCTCTCTAAATATTCCTTGGCTGTCATCACCACTTCCTGTTCACACTGCCTGTGGTATTTGATCATGCATACATGGCACCCAAGACGTTGGTGCTTTTCACAATACCAAAggattttttcttcatgttGATCACATTTCGAAAGAGATTCCTCCGGTTTTGACCTGCTGATATCATACTCACTGATATCTAAGATATCACAGTCATTGTGTATGATGTCATGATGTTGTTCCTTACAGTTCTCACAAAAATGAGCGTTCATCATTTTACACCAAAATTTGGCTGGATTAGTCGGGTTACCTTTGGTTTGGCAAGGTTTGCAGTATGGTAATTCAGATGAACGTTCCTTTAGCTGGATCAAGTCCTGGATTACGACATTAGTCGGGAACTGTTCCGCCCATTTCTCCTTTGGATCAGCTTGATTGACAGGGGAGGTCGTCCTCCGACAGATTGGACAGGGAAATGATGTATCTGACATCCTCTTCCCAGATATTTCCTTGGCGATGTAAGTCCCAAGACATTCCTGACAGAAGCTGTGTAGACAAGGTAGGGACTTGGGTTGTTGGAGTCTATCAAGGCAGATTGGACACTCAAGTAAATGTAGGTCGAGTTCTGGAGGACGTCCGCCTTCAGCCATTGGAGTTATCGGTAGTGATCAAGGTCGATCTAAAAATTAATCATCATAAAGGTAATTAAATGTAATGAATTTGGTATCATGTTTGCTAAAAAAGAAAAAGTGCATTAtactatatttgtatacatgtatatatttaattcatTCTATCATATAGCCAGTTAATTTCGAGGGTATGATGTTTTTACCATTTCACAGGACATTCATATGACTGCAAAAAGTATGCAAACAATTGTAGATTTGAGTTCTGCAAGTCCACATGattcagtacatatttctgtcaccaaataaccattTCATTATGTTTACTGAAatctacaatttttttttttgcatattttaccaaaatttacaaacaacacaagtTTCACAACATTGTAAGAGTCAACAAGTAATATCTAAGGTTAGGACAGGTGCATACATAGACTCTTTTTAGTAACAAGTTATGTCCAactacacctaagaagtgatatataggcatacaaaaaatCACACGTTTACACGGGGTcttaaactttaagtaaaactAATATAACAAATTCAGCTAAGACTTGATATATGAATCACAACTACAGTTATTAATAAGCAGGAAGATaattaaatttgtaaatatttttctcaATTTGACATAAAGACAGATCCATATGATCAATTCGTTAAATAAATGGAGGATCTGAAGAcatcacatacaaatgtatgggTTCACGTTCTGTACTTCAgattaaatgcattttatacATAATTGTTACATTAAGTGAAAATGACATGTCGTCCCATTATACATATTACGTTAAGATTTGTTATGCTCTTTGGGCGAAATGACTacatgaaaaaaacaaatttaacaaCGCTTTCATACTATTTCGTCCCATGAAATACATTTCCAAGATTTTGGAAGCAGACATTTGATTGACCCGTAGTTATATAATGGGATGTTTTCAGATCATTGACCTTTATCCATTGGAGTAATGATATCGTCTGTATTTGAATCAGAttgtatatttttgtcattgtttttCTCTACTTTCGGTTTCTACTTCGTTAGCGTTACAGTACAGACTTGAGGATTAATTTGTCGATTAATGATGTCAATACACTATACTTAATGTTATACACAAGATAGCCCAGTGATTAAACTATGATATCTAGTTCTTCGAATGAAAAATCCTGAATACACTGTGTACATGAACCGCACAATACTCACCACTCACAGTCACCACAGATCACTCCCATAGATACGGAACGttacaaagggaagtaactataGATCTAAAATATGATCACAATAATTCTTCCGTGTTGTTGTAGACGAATGCATTGCATGATGAATTTTTAAAGttgttgaaaaatattttcttgctTAGCTATTGCATCTATGTGTATACTGTTtgcatatgttttaaaataataactgtactacatgaataattttgttttaatgcatTTTGCGAGGTTTATTGTACGATAGAACAAATTGTTGAgtgatttttttcatcattttccGGATTTTCCTATAACATTGTAGGTTTGTAACATATTGGTGGAATATCTCGAAAACGAGCAGGTCTGGAACACTTTCTAATTCGATTGCGGCTTAATTTTAAATAGCTTAAATCAATTTAACTTTTTTctgcaaaattttgaaaatatgtaatttttatttttgtttggtataacatatacaattatatagtgAAAATAATTTTGGTCTGAGGACATATATAACGTATCAATAAACACAAGAACAATGCAATAATTTAGATTgttttgccattgtgatagaaaTCCCCATTTTCAGGTATATTTAAGAAAAAGAATTTCCTTTTTTAGGCCAAAAATCATAATGTTTTGCAAATTTTtgtggtatttttttctgttcagCGCATAAAATGGAATGTTCTGCAGAATAatcataaatacaaatatatttttacagttaaataacTATATTTAGATTTATAGTATGTGCCGTGAATAAAACATCACATGTAGAATGTTATAATCAATGTGTGACATCACGTggagtattaattaggatgtcataatcaatatgtgacatcacatgtagtattaattaggatgtcataatcaatatgtgacatcacatgtagtattaattaggatgtcataaagTGACATCACGTGTAGCATTAATTAGGATTTGGTATTATGCAATTGTGTTGGTAGCCAAAAGGGAGCGCGTTGGCCTAGTGGTTTAACtgttccgacatattaccacaagccctccacctctgagttgCAAGGCTGAATCCCACGTAGGATAtatagttgccaggtactggccgctggtagGTGGTTTTTCTCATGGTACTcctgctttcctccaccaatagacctgacacatccttaaatgacttggctgttaatgggacgatATCTACAAAAGCGCACTACGGTATAACTAGAAACATTTCATTTCAGTTATAATTCAATTTGTCCATTAATGTAAactatgtgataaatataacattacactCGTGGCTGTGGAATATGAAATGTTGGATAGTTGGGTATGCAACTTGTGTAAAGGCTCGTACgtggtatatcaaattataccaCTATACATTCCCACAAATGTAAGATCTATATCTAACATGAGGTTGAGAAAATTAACAAAGGCTTGTTATATATCCATCAATAGAACATCTTTAATTCAGCTTACATCAAGTGGCTCTACCGGATTCGTAGACGAAAGATTAGAAAATGAAAGATGAACAGACAAGCGTCATTAATTACTTTCTCATTTTAATCATCATACAAGTTATTTTTTGGGATGTGATGTTTAATGCATTTATGTAAAGTAACTTAGTTTCCATCAATTCAGCAAAGTTGAACGATACGAATGCAGCTTCGGGCATCCGCAGTATCACTGGCGTTGGCAACCACAAACCTTTCACCATTAACAGCTATTACCCTTTGATTCTGTGTTCCATCTGAAGATGTCAACAGTTCCCGGACACGTGTCCCATCCCCAGACATCTGTACGACGTTGTGTGAAAAACAAACCACACACGTAGATGTTCCCTTCCATGTCTACATCTATTCCAGCAGAACCTCTCACGACACCAACCTTCATCACGTCTGTGCGGCGTTTGTCTGTGTGAGTGGACACTGCGACTTGTCCCTTTTTGTTATCACCAGTACTTACAAGTATGTCTCCTGTCTCTGTATCATGTGCCAGCTTCCAGCATGTTGAGTCATATTTGTGTAACATGTCAGTGGCTCCGTCCTGTGTTAGACTGTACACTCCTCCtccaccccatcctcgatactccagggcttccgatcactagcgatctctacacccctggactatctcatagtgaaattgaaggcagttcagccgaaaacatttgaccaatcacaggccagcaaagatttcctttgaagactacagagagagcgatgaCCAATATCGAAGCCACACAgtcgaccacagtgtaccgttatacgctcttttgatatacatcaaatgactaaattacctgttctattctgttgcctccaattttactatgagatagtccaggggtgtagagatcgtaagtgatcggaagccccggaatatcgaggatgcctcCACCCTCACTCACTACAAACCTCCCGTTTGTATGTGTGATACCACGTAattctttgtctatgttgatGACAGAGATAGTTTTTTTGTCCTCCACTTTTACCACATGTACACCTTTATCAGAGACATTGACTGCCACTGTTGTCCACCAAACACATATCACTAGGGTTTCGTGGAACGGTCAAATGATCCAGGTACTATCCTACTTCTGTAAACAGTTTCAGTCTCTTGTTCTCCTAGTCACTAAGAACTATGTTGTTATCTGGAGATCATCATACGATCTGTAAGTAatcgtaacccctggagatCCTCATACGATCtgtaagtgatcgtaacccctggagatCCTCATACGATCtgtaagtgatcgtaacccctggagatCCTCATACGATATGTAAGTGATCGTAAACCTGGAGATCCTCATACGATCtgtaagtgatcgtaacccctggagatCATCATACAATCtgtaagtgatcgtaacccctaGAGATCCTCATACGATCtgtaagtgatcgtaacccctggagatCCTCATACAATCtgtaagtgatcgtaacccctggagatCCTCATACGATCtgtaagtgatcgtaacccctggagatCCTCATACGATCtgtaagtgatcgtaacccctggagatCCTCATACGATCtgtaagtgatcgtaacccctggagatCCTCATACGATCtgtaagtgatcgtaaccctGGAGATCCTCATACGATCtgtaagtgatcgtaaccccttGAGATCCTCATACGATCtgtaagtgatcgtaacccctggagatCCTCATACGATCtgtaagtgatcgtaacccctggagatCCTCATACGATAtgtaagtgatcgtaaccctGGAGATCCTCATACGATCTGTAAGTGATCGTAATCCCTGGAGATCCTCATACGATCtgtaagtgatcgtaaccctGGAGATCCTCATACGATCtgtaagtgatcgtaacccctggagatCCTCATACGATCtgtaagtgatcgtaacccctggagatCCTCATACGATCtgtaagtgatcgtaacccctggagatCCTCATACGATATGTAAGTGATCGTAGTAACCCTGGAGATCCTCATACGATCtgtaagtgatcgtaacccctggagatCCTCATACGATAtgtaagtgatcgtaaccctGGAGATCCTCATACGATAtgtaagtgatcgtaacccctggagatCCTCATACGATATGTAAGTGATCGTAATCCCTGGAGATCCTCAAACGATCtgtaagtgatcgtaacccctaGAGATCCTCATACGATCtgtaagtgatcgtaacccctggagatCCTCATACGATCtgtaagtgatcgtaacccctggagatCATCATACGATCTGTTACAAatgatcgtaacccctggagatCATCATACGATCTGTGACTGGATATCGCCATACGATCTGCAAATGATCGTAACTCAGTCCTGGAGATCTATATCGAGGATGATGATAAAACTGTGCCTTATTTAGTTATCACTTTTGATATCGCCATTGCCATCAGAACTTTTCAATCTTTACTGACATCATCTGGTACTGATCCGTCATAATACCAGAGATTTACACttgtaaatgtatttaaatctctgataatacatatttttgacAAGAAAAACGAACCGTGTTTTAATTGAATCAATCTATATCAGTGATCAtctatatatagtattatataccACTGTTTTCAGTTAAATTATcgaaacatattttatcacaGTCAGATTAacacaaggatttataagttgCCAGGCTTACCGTTTTcctgaagcgggccgtcatttcatgagatgtatttttgttcttttgactcgataagacaagtatttattgagaaaaatgttttttttattcccggttTATAATCGTCTCCCGTGATGTTTCGTAGTGTTTAAAATCCTTTAAAGAAGatttaatatttctaaaaaaaaagtatataatacagaattttcagtttaaaatatGAACTAACAATAACTGTACAGTACAAGTGAGAATGATTTGTCTATTCCTTGTTTTAAGGACGGAATATTAGAAAAAATTTggtatttcattattttgtcttGACAGACTGGTATGATTCCGGATGCTAACGGTTTTTATGTTCTGCATTTTAGTATCACCCTCCATGTGCAACTTCCGGTTATATACAAATGGACGATGGCGATTCATTCTATATGGCAAGATTCCCTGCTATTTTTAGATCGGTCTGTTGGCAATCAGGCTAAAACTAAGAATTTATCGACTATATTGACCTGACATTATGTTTATCTTAATTTAGGTCATCGCGCTTGCTAGAgtaatgtatacatttgtagacGTTTTAATTGCAGTTACATTTTATATCTATTGTAAAAGTACCGTATGTATTGTTACGcttcatttataaatatatgtacatatgcagTCCTGTCTTTATTAGCCTATATCAGTATATGTTCTTAAGTCATCAGAAGCATAGAATCCACTACAGTATGGACTAACGAGCTCTATACAGCTgttcataaaaaaatgtcagaaggatttaaaactgttttatttttcgtcttttctttaagatgctccaccgcagactgagcataaacgatactcatcatttaaacggtaattgttgtttaatcgtgtatttatatagtgtttaattaactcaaaaataatatgaaatgatttattttgcttttgatgcatgcgcaatcagtacttcattccatatatagcAAAGTGACCCAGAcctttttcgggatgcaattaattactttcaatatttttgtcttgaagtaaaattagaagctcaaactttttaatggtggtaatggtgtaaagtaagtaacttttgtaattgaaccAGAAactattatttgtttttttttttttgcagagaATGAAACTCGGCGGCGcaaaatttacatacatgtgaATATATGTTTCTTGTATAGCATTGAATGCCACAATGTACCTACATAATCATAAATTGTATGTATTGTGTCGTTGCATATTATATGTACACGAATGTaggatgaaaaaaaaacaaacaaacaaacaaaacttgtatatgCCCAAAGTCCGTTTTTCTAATGCAACTAAAGATATTTATATTGACATATACTACGGATGTATGTAAGCTAACCTTTACACCCTAGTGCACTTGGAGTGCACTACATTTAAACTaggattttacaatatttaaactacaggtaaacttGTAATGCACTACGCCCAGTCAGGTATGACCACTAATTATAAAACCCCTATACAAATAATGGGCAATGCCATTGAACAATGTGTTAGATACATGTACCCGTAATTTCGCCTATGGGTATTGATTTACCTGGTATCGCCTATGGAAACGGTTGCTTtagtgatatatttataactatCTGAGTGGTAGTTCagttatatttgtattactcgATATAGCAATTGAATTCTCTATTGTTAATTCTCTTAgacttatataattaaatgatttaatGAGATTAATATTTATCATCATAATATGAACAATCTTACATTAAagctttaaaaataaatgtcgATGGGTCTAATAATTTACTGTCTTTTTAGTGATATGTTTTAAACCagagtttattttttgtttaaacatatatttctagacatacatgtacaatatcacCTCTTAATGTTTtggatatattttgataaagatatatatacttacatatatttcattttgattattCATTGATTTAATAGTCAGTTTGGGTGATGTGTATAATATAGACATTAGATCTACTTGTATATTGAAATCACGCAAAAACGTtgtgacagtgtacatgtattaaatgataaatttacAGCGCTGGGAAGTGATGACTACATTAAAACCACGTGGAGTATCATATACAATTTATGTTGTCAAGAGACATTTTAATCATAGATCTGTTTTAGTGTTTATACAATATGCACATATTAAATAAAACGTTGTATCTTATACagatcaattaattttttttttttaattttcaacagCAAATTTAGATTACACACTTCATATCATtatgacatgtacattttgtgttcattttatgtagatgtatgtacatgtagttgttgtgtttgatatgagcaatgtatatatgtcatgtatacaatgtacatggggatacaggtatacctgcataattgatttatatataaaacaaatactgtGAATTCTAGGCACACGGGTCAGTCGCCACCTGTGTGATGACACCTTACCTAAGATGATGATCAGTCAGTTTAAGGGTTAAACGTACCTCCACGAACAATTTAACTGTAAAGTATATTGTGTAGCATACTCAATAAACGTTTGACGTCATGGTTGGATTGTGAAAACATAATAAAAGGTGAGCAAAATGGATTTCGAAGAAAAAGGAGTTGTCAGTAACATATCTACACTCTGTATAATATCATTACCAATAGAAAAACACCAATCTTTCAAcgtttaaaaacacatttctaccacattttcataaaaacgGCTACtgccgttggaaagagcgataattttcctttcaaaatcaaatcATCTTACATTTCTATACAAAgagccggtgtaacgttgaaaatggacccccgttgaaaactaaCCTCGAGTCattttttcaacgttgaaaaatgaccccgaaaaccgttgaaaactgaacattAAGCACACTTTTTACacgacccgttgaaaatagaccccgttgaaaagtgatcCCATCAGAACTCGTtcttacacaacaacacaacacgacaccaaaacaccacgaaaccacacagcatcacacagcacatcaacacaccaacaacacaacaacactacacaacaacacatcacacaacacaacaaaataacacatcacacaacataacatcacacgacacaacaacgcatcacactaaacacaacatcacacaacacaagacaacattacacaacaacacgacacaacatcacaacaaaacaacacaacacacaacacaactacaccacaacacacaaccacgcaacaacaacatccaacaacaatacttcacaacaaaacatcacacaacacaacatcacatcaCACAACTAACACAAGAACAAAtcacacaaacacgcaacaacaacacaacaccacaa
It encodes:
- the LOC138306954 gene encoding transcription intermediary factor 1-beta-like codes for the protein MAEGGRPPELDLHLLECPICLDRLQQPKSLPCLHSFCQECLGTYIAKEISGKRMSDTSFPCPICRRTTSPVNQADPKEKWAEQFPTNVVIQDLIQLKERSSELPYCKPCQTKGNPTNPAKFWCKMMNAHFCENCKEQHHDIIHNDCDILDISEYDISRSKPEESLSKCDQHEEKILWYCEKHQRLGCHVCMIKYHRQCEQEVVMTAKEYLERLKSGTRLRDMKEMLKKGAEAMKSLVKDFEEQIHTLVQNQENALKSITDLRQRIEEELDECQKAVTDDLVTKYKDEKENIEVWLRQCDRLMKGMQNTMKSSVKAVEENNPMEVIMMYQRGQAEIESCQDLIKDMREPYTSVCIQHQVPKPGTQGDQMLGKIVIEKLRRRFPVDPGFLPQPLSERQAKEIRKFNVRIPADKSTLRICGIVYLPDNNIVVSDWRNKRLKLFTDEGQYLDQLTVPGDPCDMCLVNNTTVAVAVRGKGVHVVKVEDKKLSLSSVINIDKELRGITHTDGKFVVSGSDGEVYSLTQDGDTDMLHKYDKICWNLAHDTETDDILVSTFSNKNGQVAVSRLSPDKRRTDVMKVGVVRGSNGIDIDSEGNIYVCGFYSQNVVQMSGDGTRVRVLLTSTHGIEKPSAIAVNGEKFVVSNECSTADDRNSIRIFQLY